A region of the Rhizobium binae genome:
CGACCGCCCGTCATGTCATCATCGTCGCCCAGGTCCGTCGCAAGGTCGTCGGCCTCTTGGTCGATGCCGTCTCCGACATTCTGACGGTGACCGACGAGGTCATTCAGCCGACGCCGGAAATTTCCTCCGACCTCGAGCGCCAATTTGCCCGAGGCATTCTCGCCATCGACAAGCGCATGATCTGCCTGATCGAACTTGAAGCCCTCTTTTCCGAGACCGAAAGCGAAGCCGCATGAGTGCAATGGGTGCAAAGGATCAGAGGCAGGGAGCCGACGAGGTGCTGGCGAGCGGAGAATATCC
Encoded here:
- a CDS encoding chemotaxis protein CheW, yielding MSYSVKSLNEGDRELIAFRIGDQEFCVNIMSVREIRGWTPATAMPHSPAYMLGVINLRGAVLPIIDLAARLGMKPADPTARHVIIVAQVRRKVVGLLVDAVSDILTVTDEVIQPTPEISSDLERQFARGILAIDKRMICLIELEALFSETESEAA